One part of the Terriglobales bacterium genome encodes these proteins:
- a CDS encoding class D sortase: protein MDSGFLRNIPKSYVSFALIVFGTVLVLYVASQYGQMYLEQRRMERAWVQEQQRRATEAPVAEQAHAPKDDGMVRLVIPKIDLESFIVEGTTRKALLVGPGHMTRTAEPGEAGNAVITAHRDTFFRHIHELDKGDQILVERGGKRFVYEVTGKKIVEPTDLSVTRPSEGSQVTLITCYPTYFIGPAPKRLVVFSKLANQTNENAPVASSRDGSKVQPASLTGAR, encoded by the coding sequence ATGGACAGCGGTTTCCTGAGAAACATTCCGAAGAGTTACGTTTCGTTCGCTCTGATCGTGTTCGGCACGGTGCTGGTGCTCTACGTGGCGAGCCAATACGGACAGATGTACCTGGAGCAGCGGCGAATGGAGCGAGCCTGGGTACAGGAACAGCAGCGCCGCGCAACGGAAGCTCCGGTCGCTGAGCAGGCGCACGCACCAAAAGATGACGGCATGGTTCGGCTGGTGATCCCCAAGATCGATCTTGAGTCCTTCATTGTGGAAGGTACAACCAGGAAGGCCCTGCTGGTTGGTCCCGGGCATATGACCAGGACTGCGGAGCCGGGCGAAGCCGGAAATGCCGTGATCACAGCGCACAGAGACACCTTCTTCCGGCACATTCATGAGTTGGACAAGGGAGACCAGATATTGGTGGAACGAGGCGGGAAACGGTTCGTCTACGAAGTTACAGGCAAGAAGATCGTGGAGCCGACGGATCTATCAGTGACTCGGCCTTCCGAGGGAAGCCAGGTAACACTCATTACGTGCTATCCAACCTACTTCATTGGCCCAGCTCCGAAGCGATTAGTCGTGTTCAGTAAACTGGCGAATCAGACGAATGAAAACGCTCCGGTAGCTTCTTCGCGAGACGGAAGCAAAGTGCAGCCAGCCAGTCTTACGGGCGCAAGGTGA
- a CDS encoding YetF domain-containing protein, whose amino-acid sequence MLSASGTAVLQIVFRTSIIYLLILIGVRISGKREVGQMTPFDLTLLLLLSNSVQNAMTGPDTSLIGGIAAAATLFLLNMAIAEYSGINRKFRRYVQGSPSMLIHNGEVLMSHMAKEHVTMDELERALREHGIASAKDVSIGVLEVDGSMSFLKFDDIPPSMKPHRHVKFLRRPE is encoded by the coding sequence ATGTTATCCGCGTCCGGTACGGCCGTCCTTCAGATAGTTTTTCGCACCTCCATCATCTATCTGCTGATCCTGATCGGGGTCAGGATCTCAGGGAAAAGGGAGGTGGGACAGATGACGCCGTTCGATCTCACGCTCCTGCTTCTCCTGAGCAATTCCGTTCAGAATGCGATGACAGGCCCCGATACCTCGCTGATCGGCGGAATAGCGGCAGCCGCCACGCTGTTCCTCCTGAACATGGCAATCGCCGAATACTCGGGCATTAATCGCAAATTTCGTAGATACGTTCAGGGATCGCCTAGCATGCTGATTCACAACGGCGAAGTGCTGATGTCGCACATGGCGAAGGAACACGTGACCATGGATGAACTGGAGCGGGCTCTACGCGAGCACGGCATTGCCAGTGCCAAAGATGTTTCCATTGGCGTCCTCGAAGTGGACGGTTCCATGAGCTTCCTGAAGTTCGACGACATCCCGCCTTCCATGAAGCCTCACCGGCATGTCAAATTTCTCCGTCGTCCTGAGTAG
- a CDS encoding sodium-translocating pyrophosphatase — translation MYNCEQRGGLRASLRRWITALGLLMLAMSSGSWAQESGHEMTGGEASLKLPDLSSVTFIGGMNGHNLLLIGLLFCAFGLLFGLAIYIQLKNLPVHRSMREISELIYETCKTYLFTQGKFLLLLWVFIAVIIVAYFGWLSPVPNKPISVTLPIILLFSLVGIAGSYGVAWFGIRVNTFANSRTAFASLAGKPFPCYNIPLKAGMSIGMALISVELLIMLFILLFVPSEYAGPCFIGFAIGESLGAAALRIAGGIFTKIADIGSDLMKIVFKIKEDDARNPGVIADCTGDNAGDSVGPSADGFETYGVTGVALITFILLGVKDPTVQVQLLVWIFVMRVMMLISSAGAYFLNATFAKSKYSQADEMNYETPLTTLVWLTSLISIALTYVISYFMIPVLGAHGDTTLWWKLATIISCGTLAGAIIPEFVKVFTSTESRHVKEVVTSSEEGGASLNILSGFVAGNFSAYWLGFTMVALMGIAYYVSTMGLGLLMVAAPVFAFGLVAFGFLGMGPVTIAVDSYGPVTDNAQSVFELSLIETIPNVQAEIKKDFNTTVNFDRAKHLLEANDGAGNTFKATAKPVLIGTAVVGATTMIFSIMMALTRGLTENVENLSLLHAPFVLGLISGGAMIYWFTGASTQAVTTGAYRAVEFIKKNIRLEGVEKASVEDSKKVVAICTQYAQKGMFNIFLAVFFGTLAFAFVEPFFFIGYLISIAIFGLYQAIFMANAGGAWDNAKKVVEVELKAKGTELHAATVVGDTVGDPFKDTSSVAMNPVIKFTTLFGLLAVELAVSLTHSEGSGLSHVLAAVFFLISMWFVHRSFYGMRIGTVREEGRAAAR, via the coding sequence ATGTATAACTGCGAACAACGGGGCGGCTTGCGTGCAAGCCTGCGCCGCTGGATTACCGCCCTGGGCCTGCTTATGCTGGCGATGAGTTCCGGTAGTTGGGCCCAGGAATCGGGACACGAAATGACAGGGGGCGAGGCTAGCCTGAAGCTGCCTGATCTTTCGAGCGTGACATTCATTGGAGGCATGAACGGTCACAATCTGCTCCTAATCGGCCTTCTATTTTGTGCGTTTGGGCTGCTGTTTGGACTCGCCATTTATATTCAGCTTAAGAACCTGCCAGTCCACCGGTCCATGCGTGAAATCTCGGAATTGATCTACGAGACTTGCAAGACGTACCTGTTCACGCAGGGTAAATTCCTGTTGCTCCTCTGGGTATTCATCGCGGTCATCATCGTCGCATACTTCGGATGGCTGTCACCCGTACCAAACAAGCCCATTTCGGTGACGTTGCCGATCATCCTCCTGTTCAGCCTGGTTGGAATCGCGGGCAGCTACGGCGTGGCATGGTTCGGAATCCGCGTGAATACGTTTGCGAATTCCCGGACGGCATTCGCATCCTTGGCGGGCAAGCCCTTCCCCTGCTACAACATTCCGCTCAAGGCCGGAATGAGCATCGGCATGGCGTTGATCAGCGTTGAACTGCTGATCATGCTTTTCATCCTGCTGTTCGTGCCGAGCGAATACGCTGGCCCGTGCTTCATCGGCTTCGCTATCGGCGAATCGCTGGGCGCTGCAGCACTTCGTATCGCAGGTGGCATCTTTACCAAAATCGCCGATATCGGCTCTGACCTGATGAAGATCGTCTTCAAGATCAAAGAAGACGATGCCAGGAACCCGGGCGTAATCGCCGATTGTACGGGCGATAACGCAGGCGATTCGGTTGGACCTTCGGCCGACGGCTTCGAAACCTACGGCGTTACAGGCGTGGCGCTCATCACGTTTATTCTGCTGGGCGTGAAGGATCCTACAGTCCAGGTTCAGTTGCTGGTGTGGATCTTCGTCATGCGCGTAATGATGCTGATTTCCAGCGCTGGCGCCTACTTCCTAAATGCCACCTTCGCCAAGAGCAAATACAGCCAGGCCGACGAAATGAACTACGAAACGCCGCTCACCACCCTGGTGTGGCTGACGTCGTTGATTTCGATCGCACTGACGTACGTGATCTCGTACTTCATGATTCCCGTGCTGGGAGCACATGGCGATACGACGCTGTGGTGGAAACTGGCCACGATCATCTCCTGCGGCACGCTGGCTGGCGCGATCATCCCTGAGTTTGTCAAGGTGTTTACCTCCACTGAATCGCGGCACGTGAAGGAAGTGGTGACGTCCTCGGAAGAAGGTGGCGCTTCGCTGAACATCCTATCTGGTTTCGTTGCAGGTAATTTCTCGGCTTACTGGCTTGGCTTCACCATGGTCGCGCTGATGGGCATCGCGTATTACGTCAGCACGATGGGTCTGGGATTGCTAATGGTTGCCGCTCCGGTGTTCGCATTCGGATTGGTGGCGTTTGGCTTCCTCGGCATGGGCCCGGTAACGATCGCGGTGGATTCGTATGGTCCGGTTACGGATAATGCGCAGTCGGTGTTCGAACTGTCACTGATCGAAACCATCCCGAACGTGCAAGCGGAGATCAAGAAGGATTTCAACACGACGGTAAACTTCGACCGCGCCAAGCACCTGTTGGAAGCAAATGACGGCGCAGGCAACACGTTCAAAGCGACGGCCAAACCGGTACTGATCGGAACGGCAGTCGTAGGCGCCACGACGATGATCTTCTCGATCATGATGGCTCTTACGCGCGGCCTCACCGAAAATGTGGAGAACCTTTCCCTGCTGCACGCGCCGTTCGTTCTGGGCCTGATCAGTGGTGGAGCCATGATTTATTGGTTCACGGGTGCCTCCACCCAGGCCGTAACAACAGGTGCCTACCGCGCGGTGGAGTTCATCAAGAAGAACATCCGGCTTGAGGGCGTGGAGAAAGCTTCCGTCGAGGACAGCAAGAAGGTTGTTGCCATTTGCACCCAGTACGCGCAAAAGGGCATGTTCAATATCTTCCTGGCAGTCTTCTTCGGTACGCTTGCCTTTGCGTTCGTGGAACCGTTCTTCTTCATCGGCTACCTGATCTCGATCGCGATTTTCGGACTATATCAGGCGATCTTCATGGCAAATGCCGGCGGCGCCTGGGACAACGCCAAGAAGGTCGTGGAAGTAGAGTTGAAGGCCAAAGGAACGGAACTGCATGCGGCGACCGTTGTCGGCGACACGGTTGGCGATCCCTTCAAAGACACTTCTTCGGTGGCGATGAACCCGGTAATCAAATTCACAACGTTGTTCGGGTTGCTGGCCGTAGAACTCGCGGTATCCCTCACTCACAGCGAAGGGAGTGGCCTCAGCCACGTGCTGGCTGCCGTTTTCTTCCTGATCTCCATGTGGTTCGTGCACCGGTCGTTCTACGGAATGCGAATCGGCACGGTTCGGGAAGAAGGACGCGCGGCAGCAAGATAA
- a CDS encoding ParB/Srx family N-terminal domain-containing protein, which yields MSLVFREVDFDLLETASTLKHWDVLAMWTRQISCRRVIPPLIVTPTPHGTYYIHDGNHRYEALRVCFKRNLKRLRLRVAVVQPKVGYEFELRQFPNYQTYVLVPAREGEPALSEEEFSDAPGMGSLLTRLNPAEAVAAG from the coding sequence GTGAGCTTGGTGTTTAGGGAAGTCGATTTCGATCTTCTGGAGACGGCCAGCACCCTGAAGCACTGGGATGTGCTCGCTATGTGGACTCGCCAGATCTCTTGCCGTCGCGTGATTCCGCCGCTCATCGTGACCCCCACGCCCCATGGAACCTATTACATCCATGACGGCAACCATCGATATGAGGCTTTGCGCGTTTGTTTCAAGCGAAATTTGAAGAGGCTCCGTCTTAGAGTCGCGGTTGTTCAGCCGAAAGTGGGCTACGAATTCGAGCTCCGGCAATTTCCGAATTACCAAACGTACGTGCTGGTGCCGGCCCGGGAAGGCGAACCAGCCTTGTCGGAAGAGGAGTTTTCTGACGCCCCAGGCATGGGAAGCCTGCTGACTCGGTTGAACCCTGCTGAGGCGGTTGCTGCCGGGTAG
- a CDS encoding archaemetzincin family Zn-dependent metalloprotease produces the protein MKRLQLISIGELDGIVLEGLAVELANHFAIPCEVLPHTIDPSFAFHGERRQYHSSKILAELGQFVRPHTWRILGVTGTDLYIPILTFVFGEAQMGGPGSVVSYYRLRQEFYGLPGDGDLLRERLLKEAVHELGHTLDLTHCDDYRCAMSASHSVELIDLKENAFCSNCAERVLSMTQME, from the coding sequence TTGAAGCGACTGCAGCTCATCTCGATCGGCGAACTCGACGGCATCGTCCTGGAGGGTTTAGCCGTAGAACTCGCGAACCATTTCGCGATCCCCTGTGAGGTACTGCCCCACACGATTGATCCGAGTTTTGCATTCCATGGAGAGCGTCGGCAATACCACTCAAGCAAAATCCTTGCCGAACTCGGGCAGTTTGTACGACCGCACACATGGCGGATCCTCGGCGTAACCGGCACCGATCTTTACATTCCCATTTTGACGTTTGTGTTCGGCGAAGCACAGATGGGCGGACCCGGTTCGGTGGTCTCGTATTATCGGCTGCGGCAAGAATTCTACGGACTTCCGGGCGATGGAGACCTTCTCCGTGAGCGACTGCTCAAGGAAGCGGTCCATGAACTGGGACACACCCTCGATCTTACGCATTGCGACGACTACCGATGCGCGATGTCTGCATCGCACTCGGTGGAACTGATCGACTTGAAGGAAAACGCATTCTGCAGCAATTGTGCAGAGCGGGTACTTTCGATGACGCAGATGGAATAG
- a CDS encoding sigma-54 dependent transcriptional regulator translates to MSQKAKILIVDDELSVRDSLNKWFREEGYEVHVAEDANEALTRMAETKFDAALLDIKMRGTDGIELQKRMHEIDPEVIAIMMTGYASVETAVQALKNGAYDYVTKPLDPDEIAHIVKNALSHRRAREENVRLRETVAEISQHPDIIGQSAAMKRVFDAIETVGPTDATVLITGESGTGKELVARAIHAASQRRFHPMVTIHCGALTETLLESELFGHEKGAFTGAQYRKKGKFEIAEGGTVFLDEIGDISLKTQTDLLRVLQEREIVRVGGNQTIKVDFRCVAATNKDLEGLIDEGKFRPDLFYRLNVFRIELPALRERREDIPALVDHFMRKFALQMNKKITRVAPSAMYLLQQHAWPGNVRELENAVERAMVVAQEPELREQDFILKPKNGTTPDAKTLEDIEKAHILRVLEECNWNQTRAAEVLDIDRVTLHNKLKKYGWSRATAETAR, encoded by the coding sequence GTGAGTCAGAAGGCCAAGATTCTCATTGTGGACGACGAACTCAGTGTTCGCGATTCGCTCAATAAATGGTTCCGGGAAGAGGGATACGAGGTCCACGTCGCGGAAGACGCGAACGAGGCGTTGACCCGCATGGCCGAAACCAAGTTTGACGCTGCCCTGCTGGACATCAAAATGCGCGGCACGGACGGCATCGAACTTCAGAAGCGGATGCATGAGATTGACCCTGAGGTCATCGCCATCATGATGACCGGCTATGCGTCGGTGGAAACGGCGGTCCAGGCGCTAAAGAACGGAGCATACGACTACGTCACCAAGCCGCTTGACCCGGACGAGATCGCACACATCGTAAAGAATGCCTTGTCGCACCGTCGCGCGAGAGAGGAAAACGTACGCTTGCGTGAGACGGTAGCAGAGATCAGCCAGCACCCGGACATCATCGGCCAGAGCGCCGCCATGAAACGCGTGTTCGATGCGATCGAGACCGTTGGCCCAACGGATGCTACTGTCCTGATAACGGGCGAAAGCGGCACAGGAAAAGAGCTTGTAGCCCGTGCCATCCATGCCGCGAGCCAGAGACGATTCCATCCCATGGTGACGATTCACTGCGGTGCACTCACCGAGACGCTGCTTGAAAGCGAACTTTTCGGTCACGAAAAAGGAGCCTTTACCGGCGCGCAGTACCGCAAGAAGGGCAAGTTCGAAATCGCAGAGGGCGGCACGGTATTCCTGGATGAAATCGGCGACATCTCCCTGAAGACCCAGACCGACCTGTTACGAGTTTTGCAGGAGCGCGAGATTGTGCGCGTGGGAGGCAATCAGACGATCAAGGTCGATTTCCGGTGCGTGGCTGCAACGAACAAGGACCTCGAAGGCCTGATCGATGAAGGTAAGTTCCGTCCGGACCTTTTTTATCGGCTGAATGTTTTCCGGATTGAACTCCCTGCCCTGCGTGAACGGCGAGAGGACATTCCCGCCCTCGTCGATCATTTCATGCGTAAGTTCGCACTGCAGATGAACAAGAAGATCACGCGAGTCGCGCCTTCCGCCATGTACCTGCTACAGCAACATGCGTGGCCGGGAAATGTCCGGGAACTGGAAAATGCGGTCGAACGCGCCATGGTAGTGGCGCAAGAACCGGAGCTTCGCGAACAGGACTTCATTCTGAAGCCAAAGAACGGAACTACCCCGGACGCAAAAACTCTCGAGGACATTGAGAAAGCCCATATTCTGCGGGTGCTGGAGGAATGCAACTGGAACCAGACACGCGCAGCCGAGGTGCTCGATATAGATCGAGTAACATTGCATAACAAGCTGAAGAAGTATGGCTGGAGCCGCGCGACCGCCGAAACAGCACGCTAG
- a CDS encoding ATP-binding protein produces MPTTDKQPERQAKPVSFHGRWTRLSHSLGTKLSLIMLSAMVVIFVFLGFATLRLHRRHLENNTLAAAERLNDTLKRSAQYSMLNNDREGLHQLIVAVGKQPGIVKVRVIDANGIVNYSTDAREIRRQIDPKTEACSGCHLESGTKSELSRQRRFRIHTENGHRILSTITPIENRPSCSNAACHAHSENQKVLGVLDSSVSLDAADANLRESSWQLLSYLIAALVVMGGLIALFIWRFIERPVTRLMNGTKRLGRGQLGYQIETTSQDELGELADSFNHMSLELYKANEEITAWAQTLENRVEEKTVELRTAHEQMIHVEKMTSLGKMAAVVAHEINNPLSGILTYSKLLRRWLDRVEIEQERRKEMYDCLQLIESESKRCGDLVKNLLTFSRTSPLNIDWHDVNEIVSRCVKLVQHHLENSSIQLDLDFDPQLPAVQCDAAQIEQVILALTMNAIEAMPRGGNLWIRTRSLPQSKQISIQIRDDGMGIPPEAMKHLFEPFYTTKEGGKGVGLGTAISRNIVERHRGQIEVESQPGSGTTFYIFIPTSALKTPESAPATASAVAPR; encoded by the coding sequence ATGCCAACGACTGATAAACAACCCGAGCGGCAGGCGAAGCCCGTCTCCTTCCATGGGAGATGGACTCGCCTGTCGCACAGCCTTGGGACCAAGTTATCGCTGATCATGTTATCGGCGATGGTGGTGATATTTGTATTCCTCGGCTTCGCGACGCTGCGCCTGCACCGCCGTCACCTGGAGAACAATACGCTGGCGGCTGCTGAACGCCTGAACGACACGTTGAAGCGAAGCGCACAGTACTCCATGCTGAACAATGATCGAGAAGGGCTCCACCAGCTCATTGTGGCCGTCGGAAAACAGCCGGGCATCGTAAAGGTGCGGGTGATCGACGCCAACGGCATAGTGAACTATTCCACCGATGCACGCGAAATCAGGCGCCAGATTGATCCAAAGACCGAAGCGTGCTCCGGTTGTCACCTGGAAAGTGGTACAAAATCCGAATTAAGCCGGCAACGACGATTCCGAATTCACACTGAGAATGGCCACCGGATTCTGAGTACCATCACACCGATCGAAAACCGGCCCTCCTGCAGTAATGCTGCCTGCCATGCACACTCGGAGAATCAGAAGGTGCTGGGTGTGCTGGATTCAAGTGTTTCTCTCGATGCAGCCGATGCCAACCTGCGTGAAAGCAGCTGGCAGCTGTTGAGCTACTTGATTGCAGCCCTAGTGGTGATGGGCGGTTTGATTGCCCTGTTCATCTGGCGCTTCATCGAGAGGCCAGTCACGCGGCTGATGAATGGCACCAAGCGGCTTGGGCGAGGCCAACTGGGATATCAAATCGAAACCACGTCACAAGATGAACTTGGTGAGCTTGCCGACTCTTTCAACCACATGAGCCTCGAGCTCTACAAGGCCAACGAAGAGATTACGGCCTGGGCGCAGACGCTTGAAAACAGGGTGGAAGAGAAAACCGTGGAGCTGCGAACCGCGCACGAACAGATGATCCATGTCGAGAAGATGACTTCGCTCGGCAAGATGGCCGCGGTGGTCGCACACGAGATTAACAACCCTCTCTCCGGCATTCTCACGTACTCGAAACTATTGCGGCGCTGGCTGGACCGCGTCGAGATCGAACAGGAACGCCGCAAAGAGATGTATGACTGCCTGCAATTGATCGAGTCAGAGAGCAAGCGCTGCGGCGACCTTGTGAAGAATCTGCTTACGTTCTCGCGCACTTCCCCGCTCAACATCGATTGGCATGACGTGAATGAGATCGTCAGTCGCTGTGTGAAGCTGGTGCAACATCATCTCGAGAACAGCAGTATCCAGTTGGACCTGGATTTCGATCCGCAACTGCCAGCGGTGCAATGCGATGCCGCGCAAATCGAACAGGTCATTCTTGCGCTGACCATGAACGCGATCGAAGCCATGCCGCGCGGCGGCAATCTTTGGATCCGCACTCGCTCTTTGCCGCAGAGCAAGCAGATCTCAATTCAGATCCGCGATGACGGAATGGGTATTCCACCCGAAGCGATGAAACACCTGTTTGAGCCGTTCTACACAACAAAAGAAGGCGGCAAAGGGGTGGGATTGGGAACGGCGATCAGCCGCAATATTGTCGAGCGCCATCGCGGGCAGATTGAAGTGGAATCTCAGCCGGGTAGCGGCACAACGTTTTACATCTTCATCCCGACGAGCGCGTTGAAAACGCCCGAGTCGGCCCCTGCGACTGCTTCGGCAGTCGCCCCGAGGTGA
- the hybB gene encoding Ni/Fe-hydrogenase cytochrome b subunit has protein sequence MKFKLTFWRVIFIVTILLGIYSTYVRFFHGLGASTNLSDQFPWGVWIGFDVLCGVMLAAGGFTLTAAVHILNIKRWKPIVRPTILTAFLGYVLVCIALMFDLGRPYNIWHPLIMRNPHSVMFEVAYCVMLYTTVLALEFSPIVLERFKLEKPIKIIRAVLIPLVILGVILSTLHQSSLGTLYLIMPTKLHGFWYSPLLPVFFFISAICVGLAMTIFESTMSSKHFGRELELPILKELGRVLMIALSVYGVLRLEDLYHRGMVGAMFKPGYEMYLFWVEALLSVILPLVFFTQKKVRTTAGGLYLVAVMVVLGFITNRLNVSLTGMETAAGLHYIPKWTEFAITATIIAAGFFLFAMAVKYLPIFPEHEPPKSEALPTPPVFAKATAMSHAND, from the coding sequence ATGAAATTCAAACTTACTTTCTGGCGGGTGATCTTCATCGTCACCATTCTTCTGGGCATTTATTCCACGTATGTGCGTTTCTTCCATGGACTAGGAGCGTCCACGAACCTGAGCGATCAGTTCCCGTGGGGCGTATGGATTGGGTTTGACGTGCTGTGCGGTGTGATGCTCGCAGCGGGCGGCTTCACACTAACGGCGGCCGTTCACATCCTCAACATCAAGCGGTGGAAGCCGATCGTGCGCCCGACGATCCTTACTGCGTTCCTGGGCTACGTCCTGGTGTGTATCGCGCTGATGTTCGACCTTGGACGGCCCTACAACATCTGGCACCCGTTGATCATGCGCAATCCGCACTCGGTGATGTTCGAAGTTGCGTACTGCGTGATGCTGTACACGACGGTGCTGGCGCTGGAGTTCTCGCCCATCGTGCTGGAGCGGTTCAAATTGGAAAAGCCGATCAAGATCATTCGAGCGGTATTGATTCCCCTCGTGATCCTGGGCGTGATCCTTTCGACCCTGCACCAGTCTTCGCTGGGAACCCTCTACCTGATCATGCCGACGAAACTGCATGGGTTCTGGTATAGCCCGCTCCTGCCGGTGTTCTTTTTCATCTCCGCGATCTGCGTCGGATTGGCGATGACGATTTTCGAATCGACGATGTCATCGAAGCACTTCGGACGCGAGTTGGAACTGCCGATCCTGAAAGAGTTGGGCCGGGTGCTGATGATCGCGCTGTCGGTATACGGGGTACTTCGGCTGGAAGACCTGTATCACCGCGGGATGGTCGGAGCCATGTTCAAACCGGGCTACGAGATGTACCTCTTCTGGGTGGAAGCGCTGCTGTCGGTGATCCTGCCGCTGGTGTTCTTCACGCAGAAGAAGGTCCGTACGACTGCGGGAGGGCTTTACCTGGTTGCCGTGATGGTGGTGCTTGGTTTCATCACGAACCGCCTGAACGTCAGTCTGACCGGAATGGAAACGGCGGCTGGTCTGCACTACATCCCGAAGTGGACGGAATTTGCCATCACCGCGACGATTATCGCGGCCGGCTTCTTCCTGTTTGCGATGGCTGTGAAGTACCTGCCCATCTTCCCGGAACACGAACCACCTAAGTCTGAAGCACTGCCAACGCCTCCGGTGTTTGCGAAGGCGACGGCGATGAGCCATGCCAACGACTGA
- a CDS encoding 4Fe-4S dicluster domain-containing protein — protein sequence MSKALLYDATLCIGCKQCESACAEANQLPYDDKIAAETQQSEKKFTVVLSKNDKFMRRLCMNCEDPACASVCPVAALRKTPEGPVIYEASRCMGCRYCMVACPFGVPKYEWGALNPKVQKCTMCGNNGRVLAGRPTACSEACPTGATKFGERDELIAEAKKRIADNPSNYVPHIYGLEEVGGTSVLLLSSVAFSDFGYPQNLPEDRLPLRTYKVLSRIPDFVPLGGIMLGGVWWITHRREEVAAAEGKTGAGKEHK from the coding sequence ATGAGCAAGGCACTCCTCTACGACGCCACGCTCTGCATCGGCTGTAAACAATGCGAAAGCGCCTGTGCAGAGGCGAATCAGCTGCCCTACGACGACAAGATCGCCGCCGAGACGCAGCAATCCGAAAAGAAGTTCACGGTTGTACTAAGCAAGAATGACAAGTTCATGCGGCGCCTGTGCATGAACTGTGAAGATCCCGCCTGCGCTTCGGTTTGCCCCGTGGCTGCGTTGCGGAAGACTCCAGAAGGCCCCGTCATCTATGAAGCAAGCCGCTGTATGGGGTGCCGTTACTGCATGGTAGCGTGCCCATTCGGCGTTCCTAAGTACGAGTGGGGCGCGCTGAACCCGAAGGTCCAGAAATGCACGATGTGCGGCAACAATGGACGGGTGCTGGCAGGCAGGCCAACAGCCTGCTCAGAAGCGTGTCCGACTGGAGCAACGAAGTTCGGCGAGCGCGATGAATTGATCGCTGAAGCCAAGAAGCGGATTGCCGACAATCCCAGCAATTACGTTCCTCATATCTATGGTCTCGAAGAAGTCGGCGGCACATCCGTTCTCTTGTTATCCAGTGTTGCATTCAGTGATTTCGGATACCCACAGAACCTTCCCGAAGATCGCCTGCCGCTGCGCACCTACAAGGTGCTCTCCCGCATCCCCGATTTCGTGCCGCTCGGCGGAATCATGCTGGGTGGCGTGTGGTGGATCACCCATCGCCGAGAAGAAGTCGCGGCTGCCGAAGGAAAGACCGGCGCCGGAAAGGAGCATAAGTAA
- a CDS encoding cytochrome c, translated as MKTMKLTILVLAIAVALFVMVPSLSWAGEEGGALYKAKCAMCHGADGAGKMGPALKGTKLTDAQIADLLTKGEAGKKAPHSKAVAGVSAEQAKAVAEYVKSLK; from the coding sequence ATGAAGACCATGAAACTTACGATCCTGGTGCTGGCGATTGCAGTCGCTCTGTTTGTGATGGTTCCGAGCCTGTCGTGGGCCGGTGAAGAAGGTGGCGCGCTGTACAAAGCAAAGTGTGCCATGTGCCACGGCGCTGACGGCGCTGGCAAGATGGGCCCCGCGCTGAAGGGCACGAAGTTGACCGACGCGCAGATTGCCGACCTGCTCACGAAGGGTGAGGCTGGCAAGAAAGCTCCCCACAGCAAAGCAGTCGCTGGCGTTTCCGCCGAGCAGGCCAAGGCAGTTGCGGAATACGTAAAGAGCTTGAAGTAA